Proteins from a single region of Chryseobacterium scophthalmum:
- a CDS encoding TonB-dependent receptor — protein sequence MKSVKCGFTIAALFFTVTIEAQELVQKVSFSAPVGKPLIEVLEEFAGKTRMRLVYSKADIKELKVKSIKCDNIPVNACLKDITTGLPIVHRLRGDLISIKYQGSDVSALGDGRVSGKIVDEIGNPIINADVSIAGKNAVTDSNGDFSIEIASGVYTLIVKAPKYNVLRVEKLQIANNETNTVSFVMRSTSDKIASIKEVVITGTRKADTQAGLLALQKKAAQMSDGISAEQISKTPDNDLGGTLKRITGITTIDNKYVVVRSMGERWNTAAMDGINLPSTEAYNQNFSFDIIPNSMVESVIVSKTATPDMNASFAGGFVEVKTKDIPNENFTTVTMGTSYNDQTTFKEFLTRKRGKYDYFGYDDGTRDFPMGLKAMNWENPLFFEQSKQFKNDNFTNYATTADMGSNMQLALGRSFKLKNNNKWGFAGALVIRNEQNKLQIDHTGRGNWLDTTYFKSPDDENYQQAPITFYNFKNQGASYNYNSTIAGMMNFGLQLGKNRLSFRNSYNHIYDNTVTRITGWNEYTSGSGLPSNAELAYNYFYNRIIPNNDPEQIKTLDRPYTDNANYPVYQTLLQNKLEGNHKIGKVDVDWFLARTSVASDTKDYTLNQTLYRFIGLETLSYHFVSNSSSDFARGYIKSRETDYNYGTSFKFKLDAGSFKNDIKIGYAGASKTNTNSQQKFLLRVDEKVTGNNGMPLEGALSEWFDGSHYVPGGIGWQTRPLYENEEYKGEVDQHAVFVMFDNRWKNKFRLVWGLRAEYFRYKLISQQLDSSDPQNIYKNDVEDKPWQFMPSANFTYSPTNKINVRLAYNRMVIRPQFNERTGLPYFDPISNGLIYNTAMVSSVINNYDFKFEWFPGLGEIFSAGLYYKDINRPIEREGYISNEGNLYLYNGNSKNAKLKGFEVEMRKNLGFIATDSFLEKLFISGNFTYNDTKVIAFKNREKTQDTDETYEVERPLYGQTPYAYNLGLMYEGERLGLSFLYNAKGDQYITVGYGYNGEEIQRAYAVADAQISYKFLKNRNLEVKFNARNLFNRVKEFYNNYNSYSVSKGGNVQTEREMLELLPGATDKYDKNIDKVLFRAYSGRMFGLNLNYTF from the coding sequence ATGAAAAGTGTGAAATGTGGTTTTACGATCGCGGCTCTGTTCTTTACAGTAACAATAGAAGCCCAGGAATTAGTTCAAAAAGTATCTTTTTCTGCGCCAGTAGGTAAACCACTGATAGAAGTTTTGGAAGAATTTGCTGGAAAAACCAGAATGAGACTGGTATATTCCAAAGCAGATATTAAAGAATTAAAAGTAAAAAGCATTAAGTGTGACAATATTCCTGTCAATGCATGTTTAAAAGATATTACAACTGGTCTTCCTATTGTGCATCGTCTTCGGGGAGATCTCATTTCAATAAAATATCAAGGGTCGGATGTCTCTGCTTTAGGTGACGGCAGAGTTTCCGGGAAGATCGTAGATGAAATTGGTAATCCCATAATTAACGCAGACGTAAGCATTGCTGGGAAGAATGCGGTTACCGATAGTAATGGTGATTTTTCGATAGAAATTGCTTCAGGAGTTTATACTTTAATCGTGAAAGCTCCGAAATACAATGTATTGCGTGTAGAAAAATTACAGATTGCAAATAATGAGACCAACACTGTTTCATTTGTTATGAGGTCGACATCTGATAAGATCGCGAGTATAAAAGAAGTTGTGATCACAGGAACTCGAAAAGCAGATACACAGGCAGGATTACTGGCTTTACAGAAAAAAGCAGCACAGATGAGTGACGGAATTTCAGCTGAACAAATTTCCAAAACACCCGATAATGATTTGGGAGGAACGCTGAAAAGAATAACAGGTATTACTACGATCGATAATAAATATGTAGTGGTGCGCTCGATGGGAGAACGTTGGAACACGGCAGCGATGGATGGGATCAATCTTCCAAGTACGGAAGCTTATAACCAAAATTTTTCCTTCGATATTATTCCCAACTCCATGGTGGAGAGTGTAATCGTAAGCAAAACAGCCACACCGGATATGAATGCAAGCTTTGCAGGAGGTTTTGTAGAAGTTAAAACTAAAGATATTCCCAACGAAAATTTTACGACGGTAACGATGGGGACTTCTTACAATGATCAAACAACTTTTAAAGAATTCCTTACCAGAAAACGAGGGAAATATGATTACTTCGGGTATGATGACGGAACGAGGGATTTTCCGATGGGTCTGAAAGCGATGAACTGGGAAAACCCCTTATTTTTTGAGCAATCGAAGCAGTTTAAAAATGATAATTTCACCAATTATGCGACAACTGCGGATATGGGATCGAATATGCAGCTTGCTTTGGGAAGATCTTTTAAGCTTAAAAATAATAACAAATGGGGTTTTGCAGGAGCTTTAGTGATAAGAAACGAGCAAAACAAACTTCAGATCGATCATACAGGAAGAGGAAACTGGCTTGATACCACCTACTTTAAAAGTCCGGATGATGAAAATTATCAACAGGCACCCATAACGTTTTATAATTTTAAAAATCAGGGTGCATCATATAATTACAATTCAACAATTGCCGGAATGATGAATTTTGGATTACAGTTGGGTAAAAACAGGTTGTCTTTCAGGAATTCTTACAACCACATTTATGACAATACCGTCACAAGAATTACCGGCTGGAACGAGTATACATCAGGAAGCGGCTTACCAAGCAATGCAGAATTGGCCTACAATTATTTTTATAACAGAATTATTCCCAATAATGATCCCGAACAAATAAAAACGTTAGACAGGCCTTATACCGATAATGCCAATTATCCTGTTTATCAGACGCTTTTGCAAAATAAATTAGAAGGAAATCATAAAATAGGAAAGGTAGATGTCGACTGGTTCTTAGCCCGAACAAGTGTAGCTTCTGATACAAAAGATTATACACTGAACCAGACTTTATACCGTTTTATTGGTCTTGAAACACTGTCTTATCATTTTGTAAGTAACTCCTCAAGCGATTTTGCGAGAGGTTATATTAAAAGCAGAGAGACAGATTATAATTACGGAACATCTTTCAAGTTTAAACTGGATGCCGGAAGTTTTAAAAATGATATTAAAATTGGTTATGCGGGAGCTTCTAAAACCAATACCAACTCTCAGCAGAAATTTTTGTTACGCGTTGATGAAAAGGTGACAGGAAACAACGGAATGCCTTTGGAAGGTGCCCTTTCTGAATGGTTTGACGGTTCGCACTATGTTCCTGGAGGAATCGGTTGGCAAACAAGGCCACTCTATGAAAACGAAGAGTATAAAGGCGAAGTTGATCAGCATGCGGTTTTTGTGATGTTTGATAACCGCTGGAAAAATAAATTCAGATTGGTTTGGGGGCTTAGAGCTGAGTATTTCAGATACAAACTTATTTCGCAGCAATTAGATTCAAGTGATCCACAAAATATTTATAAAAATGATGTGGAAGATAAGCCTTGGCAATTTATGCCTTCTGCCAATTTTACGTACAGCCCCACCAACAAAATTAATGTGAGACTGGCGTATAACAGAATGGTCATTCGCCCGCAGTTTAATGAAAGAACAGGTTTGCCATATTTTGATCCGATCTCAAACGGGTTGATTTACAATACAGCCATGGTTTCGTCTGTCATTAACAATTATGATTTCAAATTTGAATGGTTTCCCGGATTAGGAGAGATTTTTTCAGCAGGATTGTATTACAAAGATATCAACAGACCCATCGAAAGGGAAGGATACATTTCGAATGAAGGAAATCTGTACCTCTACAACGGGAACTCTAAAAATGCAAAGCTAAAAGGTTTTGAAGTTGAAATGAGAAAAAATTTAGGCTTTATTGCTACAGATTCCTTTCTGGAAAAACTTTTTATCAGCGGAAATTTCACTTACAACGATACGAAAGTTATTGCTTTTAAAAACAGAGAAAAAACACAGGATACAGACGAGACTTATGAAGTTGAAAGACCGCTTTACGGGCAGACTCCTTATGCTTACAATTTAGGTTTAATGTATGAAGGTGAAAGACTGGGATTAAGCTTTTTATACAATGCAAAAGGCGACCAATATATTACTGTAGGATATGGTTACAACGGAGAAGAGATACAGAGGGCGTATGCAGTTGCCGATGCACAGATTTCATATAAATTTTTGAAAAACAGAAATCTTGAAGTGAAATTTAATGCAAGAAACCTTTTCAACAGAGTAAAAGAATTTTACAATAATTACAATTCCTATTCAGTATCAAAAGGTGGAAATGTACAGACCGAAAGAGAAATGTTGGAGCTTCTTCCGGGAGCTACAGATAAATATGATAAGAATATAGACAAGGTTTTATTTCGTGCTTACAGCGGAAGAATGTTTGGTCTAAATCTAAACTACACTTTTTAA
- a CDS encoding FecR family protein, whose amino-acid sequence MRNLNYKDIQAFVFRLWQREVSDETISEKETELLNQWKINVEKDLNSDHILESKARVLLALESYLTQTTYINHPNGFRKYFYQIAAVIILLFSVGGIFSYNTFFKPDVYVAEKGNQKVYLKDGSVVTLFPGAELSVEKSFPADTRVVALKGDAIFSVAKSKKHPFIVRADGFSTKVLGTVFKITQSGNDKAVDLYEGKVAVSYVGAPVTFLKPNQKWTNFGVSRTAAVISFTKANTSVKKLPSLLSLSFNDVMLKDVAEVLQKNYSISIIYPKELAEKKITADFTGGNTDENIEALAFILDLEVQKEKQTYIFKK is encoded by the coding sequence ATGAGAAATTTAAACTATAAAGATATTCAGGCATTTGTTTTCAGGCTTTGGCAAAGAGAAGTTTCAGACGAAACAATTTCGGAGAAAGAAACTGAACTTTTAAACCAGTGGAAGATCAATGTAGAGAAAGACCTGAATAGTGATCATATTCTGGAATCTAAAGCAAGAGTTCTTTTGGCTTTGGAATCTTATTTAACACAAACAACCTATATAAATCATCCGAATGGCTTTAGAAAGTATTTTTACCAAATTGCAGCTGTCATTATACTTCTGTTTTCAGTAGGAGGCATTTTCTCTTATAATACTTTCTTTAAGCCGGATGTCTATGTCGCAGAAAAAGGAAATCAAAAAGTATATCTGAAAGACGGTTCGGTAGTTACATTGTTTCCGGGTGCTGAACTTAGTGTTGAAAAATCTTTTCCGGCCGATACCAGAGTAGTCGCTTTAAAAGGGGACGCTATTTTTTCGGTTGCAAAATCTAAAAAACATCCTTTCATTGTTCGTGCAGATGGTTTTAGTACCAAAGTTTTAGGAACGGTGTTTAAAATTACGCAGTCGGGGAATGATAAAGCGGTAGATCTTTATGAAGGAAAAGTTGCCGTTTCGTATGTAGGTGCACCCGTTACTTTCCTGAAACCTAATCAGAAATGGACGAATTTTGGAGTATCTCGTACAGCAGCAGTCATTTCTTTTACAAAAGCTAATACTTCAGTCAAAAAATTACCTTCACTATTATCCTTAAGTTTTAATGATGTGATGCTGAAGGATGTGGCTGAAGTTCTTCAGAAAAACTACAGCATCAGCATTATTTACCCTAAAGAATTAGCAGAGAAAAAAATAACGGCAGATTTCACTGGCGGAAATACTGATGAGAACATTGAGGCATTGGCATTTATTTTAGACCTCGAGGTTCAGAAAGAAAAGCAAACCTATATTTTCAAAAAATAG
- a CDS encoding RNA polymerase sigma factor, which translates to MNPTDKILLHKIKTGDRPAFMMLYERYWDSLYRFVFARTKDKEVTEELLQNLWIKILESTESIQTNHEESAKGYLLKYLHYRVIDYFNSYKTLPSTLRIDDAENSIEITDTDYFEILEEHDISDLFNMIDEVVSQLPVTEQKIYDLRIRKNLSVDETAEILGLSSKTVSNKLSKAIGTIREQLTPEYKSSKKLISLLVLMEILVS; encoded by the coding sequence ATGAACCCAACAGACAAAATATTATTACATAAAATAAAAACAGGTGACCGACCTGCTTTTATGATGCTCTATGAACGCTATTGGGACAGTTTGTACCGTTTTGTTTTTGCCCGTACAAAAGATAAAGAGGTTACCGAAGAGCTGTTGCAAAACCTTTGGATAAAGATTCTTGAAAGCACAGAAAGCATCCAGACCAATCATGAGGAAAGTGCAAAAGGATATCTTCTAAAATATCTTCACTATAGAGTTATCGATTATTTTAACAGTTATAAAACTTTACCCTCAACATTACGTATTGATGACGCTGAAAACTCTATTGAGATTACAGATACAGATTACTTCGAAATTCTTGAAGAGCATGATATTTCAGACCTTTTCAATATGATCGATGAAGTTGTTTCGCAACTTCCGGTGACAGAACAAAAGATTTATGACCTGAGAATCCGTAAAAATTTGTCGGTTGATGAGACGGCAGAAATTTTAGGTTTGAGTAGTAAAACGGTGAGTAATAAACTGAGTAAAGCTATTGGCACAATTAGAGAACAGTTAACTCCAGAATATAAATCGTCTAAAAAGCTTATTTCTTTGCTGGTACTTATGGAAATTTTGGTAAGCTGA
- a CDS encoding helix-turn-helix domain-containing protein, with protein sequence MDKLSFLEVIAAIAVFISLLLAVFLLTVKTERKLENRLFAAFLIINAIDISGLFMHLFVDSYNLKAFKISAYLLVMPLFYLYVNAVCYSDFTLKRKHLLHLIPFIVVNLILVPRLYLAEGTAKEDFFKVMWNSPEMFVYQLIGELQYFFYIVGVFLVLKKYKKIYLENFTNSNTLLYKWLSQLTVIFLVIHLCIILKNIVRYTQHRDLFIWLNIVAGTVFLLAACWFILKALNYPELFRRIDSTLQPSKDFAETLETENKTDEIKNTQIEQLKNFMVEKEPFLNPSLTIQELADQVNIPVRELSVLINHHINQHFFDFVNEYRVKKAMTLLKDPTKKKYTVLEILYEVGFNSKSSFHTSFKKYTNQTPTAFRNS encoded by the coding sequence ATGGACAAATTAAGTTTTCTGGAAGTTATTGCTGCGATTGCCGTTTTTATATCGTTATTGCTTGCGGTATTTTTGTTAACGGTAAAAACAGAAAGAAAACTAGAAAACAGATTATTTGCAGCATTTCTTATCATTAATGCCATTGATATCAGCGGACTTTTTATGCATCTTTTTGTAGATAGTTATAATCTGAAAGCTTTCAAAATATCTGCTTACTTGTTGGTTATGCCTCTGTTCTATCTATATGTAAATGCCGTTTGCTATTCAGATTTCACCTTAAAAAGAAAGCATTTACTTCATCTTATTCCTTTTATTGTTGTCAACTTAATTTTAGTTCCAAGACTTTATCTCGCAGAAGGTACTGCAAAAGAAGATTTCTTTAAAGTGATGTGGAACTCCCCTGAAATGTTTGTTTATCAACTCATCGGAGAACTACAGTATTTCTTTTATATTGTTGGAGTATTTCTTGTACTTAAAAAATATAAGAAGATTTATCTTGAAAATTTCACCAATTCCAATACTTTGTTATATAAATGGCTATCTCAGCTTACTGTGATTTTCTTAGTTATCCATTTATGTATTATTTTAAAAAATATTGTAAGATACACACAGCATAGGGATCTGTTTATCTGGCTGAATATTGTTGCGGGAACAGTATTTTTATTGGCTGCGTGTTGGTTTATTTTAAAGGCATTAAACTATCCTGAGCTTTTTCGCAGAATTGATTCTACTCTACAACCGTCAAAAGATTTTGCTGAAACGTTGGAGACTGAAAATAAAACCGACGAAATAAAGAATACTCAGATTGAACAGCTTAAAAATTTCATGGTTGAAAAAGAACCCTTTTTAAACCCATCTCTAACGATTCAGGAATTGGCAGATCAGGTGAACATTCCGGTTCGTGAACTGTCTGTTTTGATTAACCATCATATCAATCAGCACTTTTTTGATTTTGTGAATGAATACCGCGTTAAAAAAGCAATGACCCTTCTGAAAGATCCAACGAAAAAAAAATATACAGTGTTAGAAATTTTATATGAAGTGGGTTTTAATTCAAAATCATCTTTTCATACTTCATTTAAAAAATACACGAATCAAACACCAACAGCATTTAGAAACAGTTGA
- a CDS encoding serine hydrolase domain-containing protein, giving the protein MKYVTLILFFALLGCKSIQQINTQNVEHAITKNALQLLEDKRFHSVSVAVYKNGKSTIKHFGELTIGKGNKPNDSTLYELASVTKTFTGYVAAKAVLDQKINLDDDIRIYLDEPYPNLEFKGEPIRIKHLITHTSGFPNFPIKSENKKAFFEGLKLIKIETKPGETYSYSNTAPELTAYILEKVYQKPYEELVTEFVLKPNNMNQTKFTLNENDKKRLAKGYNDKNELMPNFNRTLWGGISGLHSTTTDLVKYMKLQLEQSNLIVNESHKKLYKEGSDFWEGYHWYIIENDHQLIYRHHGGIYGMQNWFMIYPKQNIGISILTNTSFNETGDILEKVVDNLYNDINVN; this is encoded by the coding sequence ATGAAATATGTAACCCTTATTTTATTTTTTGCCTTACTTGGATGTAAAAGTATTCAGCAAATCAATACACAAAATGTTGAACATGCGATTACAAAAAATGCGCTTCAGTTATTAGAAGATAAAAGATTTCATTCTGTTTCCGTTGCAGTGTATAAAAATGGAAAATCTACCATCAAACATTTTGGAGAATTAACGATTGGAAAAGGAAACAAACCCAACGATTCTACCCTTTATGAATTAGCTTCCGTAACCAAAACTTTTACAGGTTATGTAGCTGCTAAAGCCGTACTTGATCAAAAAATAAATTTAGATGATGATATAAGAATCTACCTTGATGAACCTTATCCCAATTTAGAGTTTAAAGGTGAACCTATAAGAATCAAACACCTCATCACGCATACAAGCGGATTTCCTAATTTTCCTATAAAAAGTGAAAATAAAAAAGCTTTTTTTGAAGGATTAAAACTCATCAAAATTGAAACAAAGCCCGGAGAAACATATTCTTATTCAAACACAGCTCCGGAACTGACAGCGTATATTCTTGAAAAAGTGTATCAAAAACCTTATGAGGAATTGGTAACTGAATTTGTTTTGAAACCTAATAACATGAACCAAACTAAGTTTACACTCAATGAAAATGATAAAAAAAGATTGGCAAAAGGCTATAACGATAAAAACGAGCTAATGCCTAACTTCAACAGAACTTTATGGGGTGGAATTTCAGGATTGCATTCTACGACCACTGATTTGGTGAAATATATGAAACTGCAATTGGAACAATCAAATCTTATTGTCAACGAATCTCATAAAAAATTATATAAAGAAGGTTCTGATTTTTGGGAAGGTTATCATTGGTACATCATAGAAAATGATCATCAATTAATCTACAGACATCACGGCGGCATATATGGAATGCAGAATTGGTTTATGATTTACCCTAAACAAAATATCGGGATATCCATATTAACAAACACCAGCTTTAATGAAACAGGAGACATTTTAGAAAAAGTAGTTGATAACCTGTATAATGACATTAATGTAAATTAA
- a CDS encoding helix-turn-helix domain-containing protein: protein MIYTTLLNIAIFQGIVLGVVILKSSLFNSQSNKYLAYLLFALSIVLLNYVFEIEGAFTSYPLLCFLDYIEWIFLLPVFIFLFIIHRIDDTVKNRQKTYLYYIPFVYSSTFTITYHLNDILGIYKITDSDIFIINILRLIQLLFAFIIILFPPFYSYFMIRHLKDPHEKNWVLTLLTALYLVLSTWLITYMAGFFFEVDISSTMSVLALCATFIIHWTAYIGIYKYKLAKNKDAVYNFLNNDLAIIHPNLQVADITQENSTVEAYKESITVDNLYFQKLELLCKEQHIYTDSTLNREKVAEKLGISAGYVSQIVNTITGDNFANYINNYRVEAVKEMISDPEYENYTLLTMGLESGFTSKTTFYKAFKKVTDQTPNEYKNTIK from the coding sequence TTGATTTATACAACACTTTTAAATATTGCTATTTTTCAGGGAATAGTTTTAGGCGTAGTTATTTTAAAATCTTCCCTATTCAATAGTCAATCAAATAAATATTTAGCCTATTTACTATTTGCACTTTCCATTGTTTTATTGAATTATGTTTTTGAAATTGAAGGTGCATTCACGTCTTACCCTTTGCTATGTTTTCTGGACTATATTGAGTGGATATTTTTACTACCCGTCTTCATCTTCCTGTTTATAATACACCGAATTGATGATACGGTAAAGAACAGACAAAAAACTTATTTGTATTATATTCCGTTTGTCTATTCCTCTACTTTTACTATTACCTATCATCTTAATGATATTTTAGGAATTTATAAAATCACAGATTCAGACATTTTCATCATCAATATACTTAGACTGATTCAGCTTTTATTTGCCTTTATCATCATTCTGTTTCCACCTTTTTACTCCTATTTTATGATAAGGCATTTAAAAGACCCACACGAGAAAAACTGGGTACTGACCTTATTGACAGCTCTGTATTTAGTGTTATCCACCTGGCTAATTACATATATGGCTGGCTTCTTTTTTGAAGTTGACATTTCTTCTACAATGAGTGTTTTGGCTTTATGTGCAACATTCATCATTCATTGGACAGCTTATATAGGCATTTATAAATATAAATTGGCCAAAAACAAAGATGCTGTCTACAATTTTCTAAACAACGATTTGGCTATTATACATCCAAATCTGCAAGTTGCAGATATAACGCAAGAAAACAGCACTGTAGAAGCATACAAAGAATCTATAACCGTAGATAATCTTTATTTTCAAAAACTAGAACTTCTTTGCAAAGAGCAGCACATTTATACCGACAGTACATTAAATAGAGAAAAAGTGGCCGAAAAACTGGGCATAAGCGCTGGATATGTTTCACAAATTGTAAACACAATAACAGGAGACAACTTTGCCAATTACATCAATAACTATCGGGTTGAAGCAGTCAAGGAAATGATATCAGATCCGGAATATGAAAACTATACCTTGTTGACAATGGGGTTAGAATCTGGATTTACCTCAAAAACAACTTTCTATAAAGCCTTTAAAAAAGTGACGGATCAAACGCCCAATGAATACAAAAACACCATCAAATAA
- a CDS encoding DUF3575 domain-containing protein: MKKNFLLLIILFAVKAQAQNETDVNSYQKNNEIKLNIISPLLGAFEVGFERHLNKNSSLGISAFKVYEHTSNDDMNYYISPYYRYYFGKKYASGFFVEGFGMLTSIDGKKIYAADNVTFSEGKDVYDLALGAGFGWKLVTKKGLIFEANTAYGKLVFNADKTDHTQVIKLGLSIGYQF, translated from the coding sequence ATGAAAAAAAACTTTTTACTGCTCATCATTTTATTTGCTGTCAAGGCTCAAGCTCAAAATGAAACTGATGTAAATTCTTATCAGAAAAACAATGAAATTAAACTGAATATAATTTCTCCGTTATTGGGGGCCTTTGAAGTAGGCTTTGAACGTCACCTCAACAAAAATTCATCTCTGGGGATTTCTGCATTTAAGGTATATGAGCATACCTCAAATGATGATATGAATTACTATATTTCTCCCTATTACAGGTATTATTTTGGAAAAAAATATGCTTCCGGTTTTTTTGTAGAAGGATTTGGAATGCTCACATCCATTGATGGAAAAAAAATATATGCAGCAGACAACGTGACATTCTCTGAAGGTAAAGATGTTTATGATCTCGCATTAGGCGCAGGTTTTGGATGGAAACTGGTTACAAAGAAAGGGCTGATTTTTGAAGCCAATACAGCTTACGGAAAACTTGTTTTTAATGCAGATAAAACAGATCACACTCAGGTTATAAAGCTTGGACTGAGTATTGGATATCAATTTTAA